aggtttctgggtattcaacagaaactgtttggtcagcatctcatttctctccctgatggggagtattctcgcctcattatgcagatggtgttctggggacataagaagacagcctgtggcgattctgagagcagtattttggcaggcctgtagtttcttccagtgggtggtttttaggcttggcgaccatatgggtgacgcgtagcacgtaatcggctggctaattgctttgtatgtggtcaagagcgtttctttatcttttccccaggtactgccagcaagggatttgaggattttattacggctctgaattcttggaacaattgcagttgcgtgcgcaccaaaatgtagatcctgatcaaacgtcacacccaagattttggggtgtaggacagtcggtagcgtagtgccatcgacgcggatgttcaatatggtcgacatttggggcgtccatgttgtaaataaggtcgcggaagttTTAgacggtgacaatgccaggtttcgcgaggcgaaaaaactggagagattagggagatagccgtttattttattgcatagctcatcgatctttgggcctgggcctgtggccattattgtgcagtcatcggcgtaggaaacgattgtgactccttccggtggtgaaggtagcttagatatgtagaaattaaacaaaagcggggataggacaccaccctgtggcaccccttgtttaattctcctttgttttgatgtttcgtttctgaattgcaccgatgcctgccgaccacccagataatttgcggtccaccttttaagacatgggggaagggtggacccttccaggtcttgcagtaacgagccatggttgaccgtatcaaaagcttttgataggtctaacgctacgagtactgttctatggtggggatattgattcaaaccgcaatttatctgggtgctaatgacatttagcgcggaggtagtgctatggagttttctgaagccatgctgatgaggggctagctgcaaatgtgcttggaaataagggagcaaaatggcttcaagcgtctttgccactggcgataggagatatatcggacgatatgacacctacgttagctggtttcccaggctttagtagcgggaccaccttggccattttccatttctcgggtatgacaaaggtggaaagagacaggttgaagacatgcgctaagtatttgaaacactctttccctaggtttttaagcatcggcatggctatgccgtctgggcccactgctttggatggtttagcgcgaccaatggcgtcctcaacctctctagcggtgatggtaattggtgacgcgctgagtttgtgtttatgtgcgtgtctattggctctccgtctatctttgtcgaccgtaggatgcattatatattgtcggcagaaagcgctcgcgcattttttcgcatccgacagcaccttatcgccaaaggcggactttacggtggaccaaagtttacctacaccggtagagaggttacaacctcttaggtgctcttcccatttcgcccgcttgtgttcgtccacaagcaatctgatgcgttggtttatatcccttatttgggggtcgcctggatcaagctgtcttataaggtcgcgttccctcgctaagctcgcggcctccgccgggaagtggggccgtatttcgggaattctcccggcgggaatgaagtgagccgaggcggattcaatgaccttacggaaggcacgctccccttggcgggcatcagtcgggatagggagggcagcaaagctgctgtctgttgcagatttatattcttcccactttccttttttgaagtttatgaaagtgcgtttttcggtgacgatgaagtcggcagtacgctcgaacgaaataagtatgggcaggtggtcggatgccaatgttaccatcggctgccagttgacgcagtttacgagttctgcgctcacgattgagatatctggcgagctatgacagcttcctaccatacgtgtgggggcgtctccgtttattgtgcagaacgtcgtttcgtctatttgatccgccaacatctcacccctactgtccgcccgcaagtttgaatgccataggtcgtgatgggcattgaaatcgcctaagataatgcgattgttgccagtgagtaaggcctcgatattagggcggtatccactggggcaacaggtgacaggagggatgtagatgttgatgatttctagatttgcatcgcctgaccggacagataggccttgacgttctaagacattgtcactgcggtcgatgcccggatcaaatatatgatattccacagagtggtgtataataaacgcgaggccgcctccatttccgctctcgcggtctttcctgtggacattataaccagagcaggtctgcaatgcagatcttgctgtgagtttagtctcttgaatcgcagcaatgcggatgttgtgccgcttcatgaaatcgactatctccgtaatcttcccagttagtccattacagttgaactgcagaattctgaagtgcatgaggggtgacgccgccactctaggggtaagtgaggggtgactacgcctaggttgtggaaggccaggacgcaattgctgttgtggccttgggactgggcggccttgagcaagcattggggtacccggatgatttgggtttgcgacctggcaacatggcgcgatgaaacccgtcggggggttgccgtcgcggagaccagaacatctaggaaagtggcaccacccaaggcaggagctgcattgagcggatgtcgcaaacctatatattctgtgctggcagacggtgcaaacggaggcagggactaagagtctgtttccctgacctgcacgattgctgccagaaaagaggggggagaagaagacgggggcaggggctgatgctcagcattgctaccagctctactacgaaggtagtagttatgagtggtatcagctgtttgagttgttggcgccgtggggcgcgagcagcagcgggtacttgttgtggcttgctgagcagcgaagctgctggaaggtagtggggatacgcttaggcgtagactacgggacgcccttgggcgtgagcagcaaggagccacaaaagatttattaaagttacgtggacgtcgggttttgcgatcaagcccagaacaacctgtccgatggaaccatcccttgcacgagacacactgaacagagtatgactgtCCTAAAAAGACTCTTTTCTGGAAAATGCagcaaaccatttctcatgaccggggtcaggagacggacccggattgggttcgataccttcccggagtaggagaatatgtagcagtcctgctgcaaggagctgctgggaggatgacaatttgtgggagggacgaaacaaattaaatgggtgtGTGTGtgaaaaacggaggtcgagacgcacagttttgtaaaacgttaccgacatttctctggatatttttggacgcgtctTAACAGTATACCTTATATTTCCCTAAAAACATAAGCACTGCAAGAACTTACTGTTGCGAGAGCACTCAATCTCTACTAATTGCCTCTGAAGTTCCGCAACAACGAACTTTTTATATTCATAACCGGCACAGGTTAGCGCCTTCATCCAGGTCTCCATACTTTCTTGCGTATCTGCACTTAATACATAGGTACGATTACCATTGAAAGCTATCTCAAAACAATACTGTTCACTTTCTTCTGACAATTCtgtaataatatttattaatgaACAACTTCCGATTAACAATAACCATTTTACGCATCTTACCTATTGTACATCCTTCTACAATTATAAGACCTAATGGTTCCTTCTCCCctcttttttcaaaataaaatagcaAATTCCCTTTCAACACAAAATATCTTCGAAGGAAAGCCTTATTGACCTCAcctcttttatttaaaaaacctTCACAATCATAAGGCGGCGTAGTAGCAAAAACACACAAGTTCTTCTCGTTTATTTTCATGGTGCAGTATTTTTAACTAAAACACTTTCAAATGTTCTTATTCCCTTTTAAGCATGGTATAACATAACAAACCATGCACCTAGAGTAGAGATGGATTTTCACTCGATTTTAAACCGATTCAATCGACTTTTGTTTAACCCTTCTAAAaggcgagtactctataaataatggaaggaatactcctttgggagaaTAGGACTgatccaaatctaatctgtattcatacaaaaaatgtgctccaattaacattgcgatgtcctagggaGGAGTAGGTGAtaccactctcgctttgtttgtgagtatgccatagagtacatacgtgagagcgctttccaaagtactttcactcttgtactccatggagcacccaaagaggatcatatgccaaagtactaaagaggaattgtgccggaaagaattatcgaagtgaatttaatttaaaatgaaagtaaatgaagaggggcaatacaacttttatattttataccacgaatattcttatgttatttagattttcgtgaataaagaaactaatatttctctatatatactatagtatgtatacataaaaccgtgcgctgttgcattttatcagagttgccaaagtaaaattttattattagttatttgcatgcaatattttacttttggcaactctgttcgatcgtcatcgtgtcgtgatcactgtcttTAAAAAACGAgctatgatcggctgatggtggtccgcaaacgcaatgcaaaggagtattgttagagtactccaacatgaagaaaatggaacacgtaatccaataatttttgcagggaaggaaTGAAACCacttgttacgttccaatgaagcgtgatccacgggttggattttatataaggtgcaacgattttcaaacttttgttgatttgtagggtagaggggtcctaaaaatcacaaaattatcatccgcaactctaggaaactcctagtttatgaaatataagctttttaatttccaaatttagtaaaatttttacttaagttctgcacttaaaattcgggtcgcacatgtcgatagcggtatcaaaagacgcgtatttgcgtcaagaatgagaatccgaaagcagaaactatatttttgatCTCGTTtcaaagttattcgcggaaaacacgtcggtactattgtcgcttttttcgttgttgcaattaaacaaacgaaaacaaatgattcccctcggggtttaacttggtattAAATGAAAGAACGAGTTCTCCTGATcacaattatatatattttaaaggtaTTTTGGCATGGCGTagtccagggttattttttataagcgcggccgaaggccgcctatgcagaaaggtgttctacgcagaattactgtgcatggcgcagccggtgttggatcggctaagggtgttctacgcagatgACTTGAGAAAAGCAAgtgtttaggtcaggacctaaatatttttatacttcaaacacggccactctaatacataatttatttatgtactgcacacccacatACTTACACATTCATGTATAttcacatatatgcaacactaatgcggcaattacccaccgacgtgtgccgtacgtacggacgttggtcgtacgaaacacgtttgaccgaaccctcaagcccgtaggaatcaatgtgtgcgtctgtgtacatgtacataagatatttgtgtgtgtattgtttacaagtaagcactgttgccattgaccattttgtatgcatgcttatggaaacatcaactttttccaatttaatttttgatgttgcaaaaggctggaattaatattaaataaaaataaatagattacatatatataatctgcacttttccataattatttcgaattattttcacaatttttcaaactttaaataggtgtttttgcataaaattgcaaacggtcaaaaattagcgcacaaaagtttactaggcaactctgtctagtgagagagagATCAGCTGATACGTTCacacggaaaaaatcaaaattgttttgatttctacgttccgggctacgtacgtacgggcgttgcacgtcggtgagttttcgtttacattgcacactcataagataggtcgtgtcagctgacacgtttttggtacgtacgtttgTGAGTAACTACCGCATAACCACGGcttaacacgggtaactgagttttccatcagataacaaatatccattggaaaatccccgcacgatctccggttcgacaacacggatATCACTATCCATTTtctgttcaatttcaaccacgaaggaaGAAGGTCAACTGCTGCGGTCCCGCCACATCACAAACAAGGTAAATTAATTGTACcaacttaacaaataataaatcaattattataaaatactaatattgaaattatttattttcttttccttttaatTATATTGGACCTCCGCGCACCGAGCGTTCTGCGAGGCCAACATTTGGTCCTTTCTCACCGTGAGATTTTTTACGAGCGACCAGACTTTGATCTACATATACAGTCCACAGCACCGAAAAGGCAAATCAAGATTATCATTATTAAATTTGGCACAACAAACAAGACCTTCGAGATTCCTTAATAGCAACAAACAAGACCTTCAAGATTTTTTTGGGCACACCACAACAAGAACTTCgagattttaaacaaatttcaacaaaaactaCCACCAAGCACATATAGCCTCAACAACAATCAAGGTACGTGGTTATAATTTAcagcgcacaattttttttaagtgaacttCGTTTAAAGTGAATTAAGTGTTAAAAATgccttttgtctatcagcatTATCCCCCCACACGCGGTAAGGTTTcgctgacacagcttaaggtaacatagtgcagaatttttggtagaaacaattttaattttaacttaaactacactattttcggtttcacataaccatacattctttttagtttcgttgtttgttaagtttcaacaacaacaacagcacctcaagcccccattactgatacttagcatagacttgacttgacttggcgtaaacttggcaacttagccacgattatactccacttcgcgcataaaatctggcatcataatcagcgttgaaatttatttttaaataaatgtcaatttgtatgacaaaatgtcaaaatgaaatggtatcaaacaaatggcatctcaaaatgtaaacgtcacttagaacttacatagaaaatcaaaattcaacagacttctaagtcaagttaagttttgagtaatcagtaacatgcaatgttcatttaacagaactgtaagtgacagttcgcaagccaagtcaagtctatgctaagtatcagtaatggagccttcaCTTTGGTTcattacccaacaaaaaattcactaGTAATTTTAACTGCTTATTTGTTGCTTATTATTTTTTCACTTTGCCTTATTTTTTGCGGCTTACATATATTGAATTAACACAACGAAGTCCAggttttttgttgaaaaaaaataacCATTATATCTGTGTGGGTGGCGAATCGGCGTTTTTATATACACCCGCGCATAAAAAATTACActaaaagaaatatatagtgaaaatttaaaaaaagtgcaTTACATTTGAGTCTGCTTTTGCCTTTGTTGCCCCCTTTTCTCTAGCTCTCTTTTCAGTAGCTTAGCTAGTTATACGAGTCGGTGGAATTTTAACTCCAATTATTACGCAATTGAGGGTTTTCACCTTAATTGCGTTAACACTTTGCTAGATAtgcgagtcggtgggtttctaccaccgatcaaaacgcaactgagggtttctaccttacttgcggcAGCACTTAGttaggtatacgagtcggtgggtttctaccaccgatcaaaacgcaactgagggtttctaccttacttgcggtagcacttagctaggtatacgagtcggttGGTTTCTACCACCGgtcaaaacgcaactgagggtACTGGCGGTACTTAATTACATAACACTAGCTGAGCAGAGAGGGCAACAAAAGGTTTTTACCTCAAAAGTATACATTAAATCTTCCGGATTTCTATCTGTATACATATCATAAGTAAAAATGGATGCATACATACTTTTTGCTGAGGCAATTGCAGAATTCGAATCAGATATCGATAACGTGACTGATCTCGATAAACACACTCTTTCCTTTCaacaagaagagttaaaaaatatgtgtgtaaaaacaaaaaacgctTATGACACGTTAATCTCCGAGGGTTTGTCCAAAGAAGAAATTAAAGCCATAAAAGGAAGCATAAGCTTTCTATGGCTAGTTATTCTAAATGTATGTCTGTTATGTCGGCTCAGACAGAGACCCTTAATAAAGCAGAAACAGAGAAAATTTACCAGCCTGCCCAAAAACAGACTGGTCGCAAACACCATCTTCGCCCCCCTCCGTGTGATACCGAAGTCTTCAAGGGTGACTATTTGTCTTGGCcaacattccgagatatgttTACGGCCATTTACATTTCGAACGACGATATTTACCCGATTGAGAAACTATATTACCTCAGTCAGACAACAAAGGGGGAGGCCAACGAAATTGTTAGCAATGCACCTATCACAAATGAAAGGTTTGAAATAGCGTGGAAGAACCtcactgaaaggtatgaaaacaagcgtagttTAGTGAAGGCTCAGCTCGACACTGTCTTCGGAATCAAACCTATTGAAACGGATTGCGGTAAATCTATTaaagatttacaattaaaattaaataattgcatgAACGCATTAAAAGGGCATAAGATAGATTTATGGGATGCACTTTTTGTATACCTGTGCGCCGAAAAATTGCCCGAAACCAGCCTTTCAATTTGGGAACAGTCTTTAGGGAACAAAACGGATATAGCaaaatgggaggacatgaattCCTATCCGATAGATTTCTTGCGTTAGAAAACGTGTCTGGTCACAGAGGtaataaaatttcgaaaagttttaagCCCCAAAATACCAAAACCCCTGAACTTCATAATaaaaaggttggcagcttccaaacgagcataaagaattttaattgcaaaatgtgTCACACGAATGACCACAAATTACGAACCTGCGTTAAATTCCTCAAACTTACACCGGCTCgtagaattgaatttattaaaaccaataatagctgcctgaattgtttgtcttctggacatactgtgtcgaaatgtacTAGTTCTTATAACTGTAGGACATGCCATTCTCGACACAACACCCCTGATACCCCTTCAACATCGCGACAAGCACGAGAGAGGCAAAATTCAAAGTCCAATGACAAGCAAACCTCCAATGTGCAATCTTGCCATGCGCATTATACCGCTGGTGTAGTGTTAGGCACCGCTCGTGTCAACATACATTATAAAAATACCACTTTTTAAGCCAGAGCCCTAATTGATTCTGGTTCTGAATGTTCATTTATTACCGAACGTCTCAAACGTCGAATCaacctgccatccaagaaaattcgcgctcaagtttccggtataactaactcattctctgcacaggtcaaagagtattgttcaatagagttgcggtcactaattgacccattattttctttgaacaCCAAAGTCCTTGTCCTGCCAAAACTTacaggggatcttccaacatgccagatcagtgcgatgaccagacaatcattccctgatctcgagttggcagataaaagattctttgtcaacgaACCAGTGGATCTCATTCTTGGAGGAGACATTTACCCTCAAATCATCTtgaacggattgcagaagaatgtacttggtacgctcttagcacaagaaactgttttcggctggatGCTTACAGGCCGCACAGATGTGCAAGAGCAACCCAAAGAAATCGTCTCCTATTACAGTGACGTATCATTGGATAAGCAATTATCCGCCTTTTGGGAACTGGAAGAAATCCCTAAAAACAAACGATTTAATGCggacgaacaatactgcgaggaattATACAGAAGTACCACCACTAGGGATAATACCGGGAAATACACAGTATCATTACCTTTTAAACAAGAGTTTCCTTCCAATATATCCCTAGGGCTTTCTCTCAAAATAGcatgctctcagttcttccggaacgagacacgcctcgcgAAAAATCCTACTTTACAAACGGAGTATAATCGAGTTGTGGCCGAATACGAGgaattaggacatatgtcaaggatcaacagctgtgtgccaccagactcctctgaccattattttctaccccatcacgccgtcatcaaggaagagagtacctccacgaaagttcgcgttgtttttaacgcatctagtccgaccgcaaacggagtaagtctgaacgacgttttgtATACCGGTCCTACGCTACAAGCTGACCTAACTATCCTTATACTTCGCTGGAGACTTTacaaatatgtcttcaacagcgatatcgagaaaatgtaccgacaaattatggtacaacctaaccaaaccaaataccaccgcatagtattccgtactagctcTGAAAGCCCTGTCAGCCTTTACGAACTGAAGACTGTgacattcggggttaactgcgctccttatctagcaataaggacacttttacaattggcaaaggacgtcgaagacacctttccaattgcatccacaatactaagagaatatatgtatgtggatgatattcttgctggtggGACACTGCAATCAATCAGCAATTactgccagagatcaaatatctcaagcattgcagtcagccggctttccactaagaaaatggatagccaattccgaccaaatactaaaggatatccct
The DNA window shown above is from Eurosta solidaginis isolate ZX-2024a chromosome 2, ASM4086904v1, whole genome shotgun sequence and carries:
- the IPIP gene encoding sesquipedalian-1 isoform X3, whose translation is MKINEKNLCVFATTPPYDCEGFLNKRGEVNKAFLRRYFVLKGNLLFYFEKRGEKEPLGLIIVEGCTIELSEESEQYCFEIAFNGNRTYVLSADTQESMETWMKALTCAGYEYKKFVVAELQRQLVEIECSRNSSALERSPLPPSRSCRNDTCRQKPFQQHWSNTAKVFIAPSSGFQKKNEHAFDELHEKFRRIVMIDVIEYRYQQQLNCQPLIEL
- the IPIP gene encoding sesquipedalian-1 isoform X2; translation: MKINEKNLCVFATTPPYDCEGFLNKRGEVNKAFLRRYFVLKGNLLFYFEKRGEKEPLGLIIVEGCTIELSEESEQYCFEIAFNGNRTYVLSADTQESMETWMKALTCAGYEYKKFVVAELQRQLVEIECSRNKMLTGSAALPSVSVPRPPPRRQNPFNRPAPPLPGINNTGQFINGHFESTQTPEGVEASLRAGDDDSGDEVNVPAVDADITDSGLAIN
- the IPIP gene encoding sesquipedalian-1 isoform X4; translation: MKINEKNLCVFATTPPYDCEGFLNKRGEVNKAFLRRYFVLKGNLLFYFEKRGEKEPLGLIIVEGCTIELSEESEQYCFEIAFNGNRTYVLSADTQESMETWMKALTCAGYEYKKFVVAELQRQLVEIECSRNKMLTGSAALPSVSVPRPPPRRQNPFNRPAPPLPGINNTGQFINGHFESTQTPEGGIRMIE